A stretch of the Capsicum annuum cultivar UCD-10X-F1 chromosome 10, UCD10Xv1.1, whole genome shotgun sequence genome encodes the following:
- the LOC124887801 gene encoding uncharacterized protein LOC124887801 translates to MAKRDLNDLVNPNDGHVLAPIISAVPAQPAARPVHEVAIPLTNHTTVSPTITDDDSKDKKKKGVKGKTASDEIQVEKKTLPLPFPQRQRKHQEEASYKKFLDLLRQVHVNFSLIYILQSVPKYAKYLKDIMEKKIRLIEYATVALTEECTSKIQNKLPTKLKDLGSFTLQIIIGQTISARGLCDLGASINLMPTSWY, encoded by the exons ATGGCTAAAAGAGATCTAAATGATCTTGTCAATCCAAATGACGGACATGTCCTAGCTCCGATTATCTCAGCTGTTCCTGCTCAACCAGCTGCTAGACCTGTTCAtgaggtggcaatcccacttacGAACCATACTACT GTTAGTCCCACAATCACTGATGATGATTCTAAAGACAAGAAGAAGAAAGGGGTCAAAGGAAAAACTGCAAGTGATGAAATTCAAGTGGAGAAGAAGACTTTACCTTTACCCTTTCCTCAGAGGCAAAGAAAGCATCAAGAGGAGGCCAGTTATAAGAAGTTCTTGGATCTTCTAAGGCAGGTTCATgtaaatttttctcttatttatattCTACAGAGTGttccaaaatatgcaaaatatctGAAAGACATTATGGAAAAAAAGATTCGATTGATAGAGTATGCTACAGttgcacttactgaggagtgcacaTCCAAGATACAAAACAAACTGCCCACGAAGCTGAAGGATCTCGGTAGTTTTACTTTACAAATCATTATTGGGCAGACCATCAGTGCTCGGGGATTGTGTGACTTGGGGGCTAGCATAAATCTTATGCCCACATCTTGGTACTAA